GGTCACTTCCACCACTAATGTTGGTATTTACTGCAGATTTGTCATCAGAATAATCGTGGTCTTCAGCCATCATAAATGACTCTGGTTGCTTTAAGAATGCTTCGCCTTTTTCTGTTAATTTGATAACGCCGTAACTTTCAATTTCTTTATGTAAGTAGCCATTAACAAGCACTTGCCTAATCAATGCTTTCCAAAATTCTTTTGATTTGTCTTTCCCTTGACCAAATATATCAGTTTCATCAGTTTTGTGAGATTTAATGAGAGCGTTTGATTCGCCTGATAGTATATTCACTAATTCTTTCATTTTATAAAGCTGTCCTGTTTCTTTGACGGTTTTAATTAACAAGGCAACTTCGTCTTTAGCTTCAATCGTTTTTTTAGGATATCTTACATTATCATCCATATCACCGCCTTCACCTGTTTCATTATCAAATTCTTCTCCAAAATAGTGCAAAATAAACTTACGCCTAGATATGGGTGATTCTGCAAAAGCAACGACATCTTGAAGTAAAGCATAGCCTATTTCTTGCTCGGCTAAAGGCTTATTGCTCATAAATTTTTCAAGCTTTTCAATGTCTTTATAACTGTAGTATGCTAAACAATGACCTTCGCCGCCATCACGACCAGCACGACCCGTTTCTTGATAATAACTTTCTATACTTTTAGGAATATCGTTGTGAATCACAAAACGCACATCAGGCTTATCAATACCCATACCAAACGCAATAGTGGCAACAACCACATCAATGTCTTCCATTAGAAACATATCTTGGTGTTTAGATCGTGTTTTGGCGTCAAGTCCAGCATGATAAGGTACAGCTTTCACGCCATTGACTTGCAAAGTTTGAGCCAATTGACTGACACGTTTTCGGCTTAAACAATATATTATTCCACTTTTACCTTCATTTTGTTTGACAAATTTAATGATATCGCTATCGACATTTGCGGTTTTGTGTCTGATTTCATAATATAGATTTGGTCTATTAAACGATGCTTTAAACACATTGGCATCTGTCATTCTTAAGTTTTTAAGAATATCTTCTTGAACTTTTGGTGTTGCAGTTGCCGTTAAACCTATGATCGTTATATCATCACCAATACGATTTAATATTTTCTTGATATTTCTGTATTCTGGTCTAAAATCATGACCCCATTCCGAAATACAATGAGCTTCATCAATTGCTAAGAATGAAATTTTTTGAGTTTTCAAAAAATCGACATATTCATCTTTGGTTAAAGACTCAGGTGCGACATATAGCAATTTAGTATGTCCATCAGAAATATCTTGTTTGACTTGCCGGATTTGTGTTTTATTCAAAGATGAATTTAATACATGAGCAACGCTTTCGTTTTCAGAAAGACTTCTCAAAGTATCGACTTGATTTTTCATCAAGGCTATCAACGGTGATATCACTATAGCTGTGCCTTCAGAGATTAGTGCTGGCAATTGATAGCACAGAGATTTGCCACCACCTGTAGGCATAATAACAAATGTGTTTTGATTGTTTAGTATGCTTTTTATAACGCCTTCTTGAAGACCTTTAAATTCTGAAAAACCAAATATTTTTTTTAATTGTTGATGTAATTCTTTTGACTCCAATTTATTTTTGTTTTACTTACATTTGCAAACCTAAATATACGCAATATTTTAAAGTCTGCAAGTCAATTATAAAATTATGGATTTTTCTCAAATAAAAAATTTCGCAACCGACAGCATCAAAATGCAGGCAGAAGCTATTGATAACTTAAACCATTATATTGATAAGGACTTTGAAGAAGTTGTCAAGCTTATAATAAAATCTAAAGGACGTGTTGTTATTACTGGTATTGGCAAGAGTGCCATCATTGCACAAAAGATTGTTGCTACAATGAACTCAACTGGCACGCCCGCTGTTTTTATGCATCTTGCTGATGCTATTCACGGTGACTTAGGGACTATTTTAAAAAATGATATTGTGATTTGCATTTCAAAAAGTGGTAACACGCCAGAGATAAAAGTGCTTGTTCCTTTAATTAAAAATTTTAAAAATAAATTAATAGGCTTAACTGGAAATTCAAATTCTTATCTAGCACAACATTCTGATTATACTCTACTCACTCCTGTAAAACAAGAAGCTTGCCCCAACAATTTAGCACCGACTACAAGCACAACTGCTCAATTGGTGATGGGTGATGCTTTAGCGGTAACTTTAGTTATGCTTAAAGGTTTCTCAAAAAAAGATTTTGCAAAATATCATCCTGGTGGTGCTTTGGGTAAAGCTTTATATCTCAGAGTGAGCGATATTACAGAAGATAATCTAAAACCACAAGTACAACCTGATACGCTGATGAAAGATGTAATCATTGAAATTTCTAAAAATATGCTTGGTGTAACGCCTGTATTGGATAAAGGAAAAATCGTTGGCATTATTACTGATGGAGATTTAAGGCGTATGCTTGCTGATCATGATGATATAAAACACTTGAAAGCTGAAGATATTATGAGTCAAAACCCTAAAACAATTAAAAATGATGCAATGGCTATAGATGCTCTTGAGGTTTTAGAAAACAACAATATCACACAACTTATTGCAGAACAAAACGGTGAATATAAAGGCATTGTACATTTACACAATTTAATTAAAGAAGGCATTATTTAATGGCAAAATCAATAAATAAAAATGAGATGTCTTTTTTAGACCATCTTGAAGACTTAAGATGGCATATCATAAGAGCATTATTAGCAGTTGTGATTTGTGCTATTGTTGCTTTTATGTTTAAAGGTTTTATTTTTGATGTTATTTTATTAGGACCTAAACATTCTACTTTTCCTACTTATGAAATTTTGTGCAACCTCTCAAAAAAAATAGCCTTAGACCAAAGTTTTTGTTTTGAAGAATTACCTTTTAGAATACAAAGTAGAAAAGTAGCGGCACAATTTAGTGCACATATGTGGACATCAATAACGGCGGGTTTTATTGTGGCATTTCCTTATATTATTTATCAACTTTGGTCTTTCATTTCTCCAGGTCTATACACCAAAGAAAAGCAAAGTGCCAAATGGTTTATATTTATTACTTCGTTTTTGTTTTTCTTAGGGGTTTTATTTGGTTATTATGTCATTTCTCCTTTATCTATTCGCTTTTTAGGAAGTTATCAAGTAAGTTCAGAAGTTTTTAACGACTTTGATTTAGATAGTTATATCGGATTAGTAAAAACATCGGCTTTAGCTTCGGGACTTATGTTTGAACTACCTATAATTATTTATTTTTTAGCCAAATGGGGCTTGGTAACCCCCGATTTTTTAAAAACAAATAGAAAATATGCTTTGGTACTTATATTAATAGTTTCAGCTATCATTACGCCACCAGACATTGCTAGTCAATTTATTGTCTCTATACCTGTTGTAGTTTTGTATGAAATTAGTATTATAATTACAAAATTTATTTATAAAAAAGAACTTAAAAAAGAGATAAAATGATAGATAAAGTTGACGAATTTGAAGCCTATAGGGCAAAAATGAATAACAAGCTCATCAAAGAGAATAACAAAGTCATCAAACGAATTTTTAATTTAGATACAAATTCATTTGCTGAAGGAAGTTTAGACAAAAAAACTAAAGAACTCTTAGGATTAGTCGCCTCATTAGTGTTGAGATGTGACGACTGCGTAAAATATCATTTAGAATCTTCCTACAAATCAGGTTGGAGTCGTAGCCAAGTAATGGAAGCTCTAAGCATCAGTACCTTGGTTGGCGGAACAATTGTTATTCCTCATCTAAGAAGAGCTCACGAATTTTGGGAAGCCATTGAAGAAAAATATCAAAATCAATAAATTATGAAATCATTAATCAAAGCTTTTATCAGACTGGTGGCGTATGCCGCATTATTTTTTTTGTGCACACTACCTATTGAAGCAGATTTTTCAATAGGGCAATCCAACGAATCGAATGCCATTGAATTTGCTCAGGAAAGTATATTGTTCATCACTGTTTTAATTGGCTTTATATCCTTAGCTTATACTTCAAAATATAAAGTTTTTATGGCTGTTTTAAGTTTGTTTATAAGCTTGCATTTAATTCGTGAATTTGACGCTTGGTTTGATGCTCAATTTCCAAGTTTAGGTTGGTTTCCTTTTGTTGTGATATTAGGTGTGATTATGCTGATTATTCTTATTAAAAATTTTAAATCTTTTGCAAATCAAATGAAATCACTCAGCAACACTCTTGGTTTTGGAATACTGTTGATTTCGCTTGCTAATCTTCATGTTTTTACTCGACTTTATGGTAAACCATCTAATTGGGACAGCATTATGGGAAATAATTATTTGTACAGTGTAGAACGTGCTTCGGAAGAAAGTGTTGAGTTAATCGCCTATATGATGATTCTTATTGCTGTTGTTGAATTATTTATATTTGTAAAGCAAGATAAAATTTCCAATTGATGACAGAATCTAAAACAATAAAACTTCGTGCAGAAAAACTTATTAAAACCTACAGTGGCAAACGCGTTGTAAAGGAAGTGTCTCTTGAAGTTAATCAAGGTGAAATTGTTGGTTTACTCGGACCTAATGGAGCAGGAAAAACCACGACGTTTTATATGATAGTTGGTATCATAAAACCCAATAGCGGTCAAATATTTCTTGAAGGTCAAAATATCACCAAATTTCCTATGTATAAAAGAGCTCAAAACGGTATTGGCTATTTAGCCCAAGAAGCTTCTGTGTTTAGAAAACTCAGCGTAGAAGACAATATTAAAAGTGTCTTAGAATTAAAAAAACTCAACAAAAAAGAACGCAACGAAAAAACTGAAAAACTCCTTGAAGAGTTTGGCTTAACGCACATCAGAAAAAACCGTGGCGACTTATTGTCTGGTGGAGAACGACGACGAACAGAAATTGCTCGAGCATTGGCAACAGACCCAAATTTTATCTTACTCGACGAACCCTTTGCTGGTGTTGACCCTATTGCAGTTGAAGATATTCAAAAAATTGTGGCTCAACTTAAACATCGCAATATCGGGATTTTAATTACTGACCACAATGTTCAAGAAACTCTTGCCATTACTGATAGAACTTATTTGATGTTTCAAGGAGGCATCTTAAAACACGGTAAACCCGAAGAATTGGCTGAAGATGAAATGGTCAGAAAAGTCTATCTTGGTCAGAATTTTGAATTGCGAAAGAAGAAACTTTTTGACTAAGTTTTATGCTTCTTTTTCTCAGCGACTGGAAATAAAATATTATTTAAAATTAATCTGTAACCAGGAGAATTTGGATGCAATTCTAATTCTGTCTTAGGGTCGCCAACGCGGTGTTGGTAGTCTTCAGGATCGTGACCTCCGTAGAATGTAAAAAAGCCTTTGCCTTTAATCCCGTGAATATATTTGGCTTCTCCGTTGAGTTTGGTTTCGCCTAAAACCAACACATTTGATTTAACTTGTGAAGCATCAAAAGCTGTGGTTTGCCCCATAAAACCTTTCACAATAGCGGTATGGTTTTGGCAGAGCATCGTTGGTATAGGATCCCATTTGGCTGAAAAATCCATCAGAGTAAAATAGTCTTGTTCTTTTGGTACACGTCGTTTTCTCGTCATATCAATACTTGAAAACTCATAAACCATGGGGTTTTTTTCTAAGGTATAATTTTTAAAAGCAAAGGTTTTTTGATAGTCAATTTTATTTTGATATCCTGGCTCACTTGGGTCGCCATCAAACATAGATTCGCATATATCTACGCCTTCAGCTGATAGGGCTATATCAAAACTATCTGTAGCACTGCACATGGCAAACATAAATCCGCCACCAATGACATAATCTCTAATTTTTTTGGCTACCGCTAATTTTTCTTGAGAAACTTTATCATAACCTAAAGATTTAGCTAATTCTTCGGCTTCTTTCTTTTCTTCAATATACCAAGGTGCCGCACGATATGCTCTGTAAAATTTACCGTATTGCCCAGTAAAATCTTCGTGATGCAAATGTAGCCAATCATAAAGCAAAAGTTCATCATCTAAAACTTCCTTATCATAAACCGTTTGATAAGGAATTTCTGCATAAGTTAAAACTAAGGTCACGGCATCATCCCATGGTTTTTTGCCACTTGGCGTGTAAACTGCAATTTTTGGTGCTTTTTCTAACAATACCGATTCTTGATTTTGACTTGGACTATCAATTTTAGCTAAAATCGTTTCTGCTTCTGCATTACTAATCACTTCATAACTCACACCGCGAATGCTACATTCTTTTCGAAGTCGTTCAGAGTCGGGTATCAAAAAAGAGCCACCTCTGTAGTTGAGCAACCATTGTGCTTTTTGACCATTGCTTAAAACCCAATAAGTGATGCCGTAAGCCTTGAGATGATTGTCTTGAGATTCTGCATCCATAGGAATGAGCACAAAAGATGCTTTCACATTTAAGCTGATTAAAGTGAAAATGAGAATTAAACCTATTTTTTTTATAGACATTAATGACATGTTTAAAACAAATTTAATGGAATTTTAAAGCAATGGTCTTAATATACTAGTAAAATTCTCTTAAGTGTGTCTAAAAGTATAGCTAATAAGGAAAATCGTCTTCAGGATTGTCAAAATTATCAAATTGTGAAGGTTTGGGAAAATCATCATCATCATTAATCTTAGAATTGACCTCTGTTATGGTTTCCATATTGATGTTTTCAAATCGACCAAATTTTCCTATAAACTTGAGTTTTATATTATCTAAACCGCCGTTACGATGTTTAGCTACAATAAATTCAGCTTCATTTTTTGTTGGTGATGCGATTTCGTCGTCCCATTCTTCTATACCGTAATATTCAGGTCTGTAGATAAATGAAACAATATCGGCATCTTGTTCAATAGCACCAGATTCTCTCAAATCACTAAGCAAAGGTCTTTTGGTACCGCCTCGGGTTTCTACTGCACGAGATAATTGCGAAAGAGCTATGACAGGTACATTGAGTTCTTTGGCTAAAGCTTTTAAATTTCTTGAAATGCTTGAAATTTCTTGTTCACGATTTCCTGCTTTATTGCTCGAACCGCTGGTCATCAGTTGTAAATAATCAACAACAATAAGCTGGATTCCATGTTGAGAAGATAATCGCCTCGCTTTAGCCCGCAAGTCAAATATAGAAAGAGATGGTGTGTCGTCAATAAAAAGCGGTGCTTTTTCTAAGGCTTTGACTTTGACATTGAGCTGTTCCCATTCGTATTTTTCAAGCTTTCCAGTTCTTAATTTTTCTGAAGAAAGTTGCGTTTCTGATGAAATTAATCGTGTTATCAATTGCACAGCAGACATTTCAAGAGAGAAAAAAGCCACAGGAATATTTTGCTCTACGGTAATATTTCTTGCCATAGAAAGCGTCAAGGCTGTTTTACCCATACCAGGACGAGTCGCAACAATAATTAAATCACTGGGTTGCCAACCAGAAGTGAGCTCATCTAATTCATCAAAACCTGAAGGAATGCCACTTAATCCTTTTTGATTGGCGATTTCTTCAATGCGTTTTTTTGCTTGAATAACAAGACTTTGG
This genomic window from Flavobacterium sp. CS20 contains:
- the recQ gene encoding DNA helicase RecQ, with translation MESKELHQQLKKIFGFSEFKGLQEGVIKSILNNQNTFVIMPTGGGKSLCYQLPALISEGTAIVISPLIALMKNQVDTLRSLSENESVAHVLNSSLNKTQIRQVKQDISDGHTKLLYVAPESLTKDEYVDFLKTQKISFLAIDEAHCISEWGHDFRPEYRNIKKILNRIGDDITIIGLTATATPKVQEDILKNLRMTDANVFKASFNRPNLYYEIRHKTANVDSDIIKFVKQNEGKSGIIYCLSRKRVSQLAQTLQVNGVKAVPYHAGLDAKTRSKHQDMFLMEDIDVVVATIAFGMGIDKPDVRFVIHNDIPKSIESYYQETGRAGRDGGEGHCLAYYSYKDIEKLEKFMSNKPLAEQEIGYALLQDVVAFAESPISRRKFILHYFGEEFDNETGEGGDMDDNVRYPKKTIEAKDEVALLIKTVKETGQLYKMKELVNILSGESNALIKSHKTDETDIFGQGKDKSKEFWKALIRQVLVNGYLHKEIESYGVIKLTEKGEAFLKQPESFMMAEDHDYSDDKSAVNTNISGGSDPKLLKMLKDLRKKVAKQKDVPPFVIFQDPSLEDMALKYPINLEELSYIHGVGESKARKFGRKFIDLIQRYVEDNDIIRPDDLVVKSTGANSANKLYIIQNVDRKLPLVDIASSKGMEMNELIKEMEAIVYSGTKLNISYWIDEILDEDQQEEIHEYFLEAETDSINDAIEEFDGEYEEDEMRLYRIKFISEVAN
- a CDS encoding SIS domain-containing protein; translated protein: MDFSQIKNFATDSIKMQAEAIDNLNHYIDKDFEEVVKLIIKSKGRVVITGIGKSAIIAQKIVATMNSTGTPAVFMHLADAIHGDLGTILKNDIVICISKSGNTPEIKVLVPLIKNFKNKLIGLTGNSNSYLAQHSDYTLLTPVKQEACPNNLAPTTSTTAQLVMGDALAVTLVMLKGFSKKDFAKYHPGGALGKALYLRVSDITEDNLKPQVQPDTLMKDVIIEISKNMLGVTPVLDKGKIVGIITDGDLRRMLADHDDIKHLKAEDIMSQNPKTIKNDAMAIDALEVLENNNITQLIAEQNGEYKGIVHLHNLIKEGII
- the tatC gene encoding twin-arginine translocase subunit TatC — encoded protein: MAKSINKNEMSFLDHLEDLRWHIIRALLAVVICAIVAFMFKGFIFDVILLGPKHSTFPTYEILCNLSKKIALDQSFCFEELPFRIQSRKVAAQFSAHMWTSITAGFIVAFPYIIYQLWSFISPGLYTKEKQSAKWFIFITSFLFFLGVLFGYYVISPLSIRFLGSYQVSSEVFNDFDLDSYIGLVKTSALASGLMFELPIIIYFLAKWGLVTPDFLKTNRKYALVLILIVSAIITPPDIASQFIVSIPVVVLYEISIIITKFIYKKELKKEIK
- a CDS encoding carboxymuconolactone decarboxylase family protein translates to MIDKVDEFEAYRAKMNNKLIKENNKVIKRIFNLDTNSFAEGSLDKKTKELLGLVASLVLRCDDCVKYHLESSYKSGWSRSQVMEALSISTLVGGTIVIPHLRRAHEFWEAIEEKYQNQ
- the lptB gene encoding LPS export ABC transporter ATP-binding protein, producing MKLRAEKLIKTYSGKRVVKEVSLEVNQGEIVGLLGPNGAGKTTTFYMIVGIIKPNSGQIFLEGQNITKFPMYKRAQNGIGYLAQEASVFRKLSVEDNIKSVLELKKLNKKERNEKTEKLLEEFGLTHIRKNRGDLLSGGERRRTEIARALATDPNFILLDEPFAGVDPIAVEDIQKIVAQLKHRNIGILITDHNVQETLAITDRTYLMFQGGILKHGKPEELAEDEMVRKVYLGQNFELRKKKLFD
- a CDS encoding asparagine synthetase B, which encodes MSIKKIGLILIFTLISLNVKASFVLIPMDAESQDNHLKAYGITYWVLSNGQKAQWLLNYRGGSFLIPDSERLRKECSIRGVSYEVISNAEAETILAKIDSPSQNQESVLLEKAPKIAVYTPSGKKPWDDAVTLVLTYAEIPYQTVYDKEVLDDELLLYDWLHLHHEDFTGQYGKFYRAYRAAPWYIEEKKEAEELAKSLGYDKVSQEKLAVAKKIRDYVIGGGFMFAMCSATDSFDIALSAEGVDICESMFDGDPSEPGYQNKIDYQKTFAFKNYTLEKNPMVYEFSSIDMTRKRRVPKEQDYFTLMDFSAKWDPIPTMLCQNHTAIVKGFMGQTTAFDASQVKSNVLVLGETKLNGEAKYIHGIKGKGFFTFYGGHDPEDYQHRVGDPKTELELHPNSPGYRLILNNILFPVAEKKKHKT
- the dnaB gene encoding replicative DNA helicase; amino-acid sequence: MENQKSFSNKNTKKGNVISLQKGKIPPQAVDLEEVVLGAMLIDKKGVDEVIDILKPEAFYKESHQHIFSAIKTLFEEGQPIDLLTVSSHLKKDKKLESIGGDFYLIQLTQKVSSSAHIEYHSRIVLQKFIQRSLIQISNEIIEEAYDESTDVFDLLDNAESKLYEVTQGNINKSSETAQSLVIQAKKRIEEIANQKGLSGIPSGFDELDELTSGWQPSDLIIVATRPGMGKTALTLSMARNITVEQNIPVAFFSLEMSAVQLITRLISSETQLSSEKLRTGKLEKYEWEQLNVKVKALEKAPLFIDDTPSLSIFDLRAKARRLSSQHGIQLIVVDYLQLMTSGSSNKAGNREQEISSISRNLKALAKELNVPVIALSQLSRAVETRGGTKRPLLSDLRESGAIEQDADIVSFIYRPEYYGIEEWDDEIASPTKNEAEFIVAKHRNGGLDNIKLKFIGKFGRFENINMETITEVNSKINDDDDFPKPSQFDNFDNPEDDFPY